Proteins co-encoded in one Kribbella solani genomic window:
- a CDS encoding sensor histidine kinase, producing MTTEQPAPHNWPRGRWAWLAGLGVAALLVLTVLDLAQHYEVQLGAVLALAIARALALSLAWLQPRTAVVVSLIATAVTAAVTTPVSTSEPWPWGTTAAFGHSIVLAIAAARGLGRRELIGWWIATQALGVVATAAAPDKGSWRGLVTMAVLSAVAVVVGELIHSRTETNQRLAEQETISKAERAERERLQERARIARELHDVVAHHLSVVVVRADSAPHRLTDVPDAVRAEFTGIADEARASLTEMRRVLRLLREPVQQPSLGPQPGLDQLVELVEGTRRAGADVRLVGDVPDGFDQSIELTAYRVVQEGLSNAVRHALHSVVDVSIRQVGDQLEVTVRNGKPPRPVAPAPGSGQGLVGMRERVAMVDGTVSAGPTPEGGYLIQVYLPVTEEVASGDHGHGG from the coding sequence GTGACCACTGAACAGCCAGCACCGCACAATTGGCCGCGCGGGCGCTGGGCGTGGCTCGCCGGGCTGGGTGTCGCGGCGCTGCTCGTACTGACCGTGCTTGATCTAGCTCAGCACTACGAAGTGCAGTTAGGTGCTGTACTGGCGCTGGCGATCGCACGAGCACTCGCACTGTCACTGGCCTGGCTGCAGCCGCGAACCGCCGTCGTCGTATCTCTGATCGCCACTGCAGTCACCGCCGCGGTCACGACTCCGGTCAGTACGAGCGAGCCGTGGCCGTGGGGTACGACGGCAGCGTTCGGCCACTCGATCGTGCTGGCGATCGCGGCTGCGCGCGGACTGGGACGCCGCGAGCTGATCGGCTGGTGGATCGCCACGCAGGCGCTAGGCGTAGTCGCGACGGCAGCCGCGCCCGACAAGGGCAGCTGGCGCGGCCTGGTCACCATGGCGGTGCTGTCCGCCGTCGCGGTCGTGGTGGGTGAGCTGATCCACTCCCGTACCGAAACGAACCAGCGGCTGGCCGAACAGGAGACGATCAGCAAGGCCGAGCGTGCCGAGCGGGAGCGCCTGCAGGAGCGGGCCCGGATAGCGCGTGAGCTGCATGACGTCGTGGCACACCACCTGTCTGTCGTGGTGGTCCGTGCAGACAGCGCGCCACACCGGCTGACCGACGTACCGGATGCTGTTCGCGCGGAGTTCACTGGCATCGCCGACGAGGCCAGGGCGTCGCTGACCGAGATGCGGCGCGTACTGCGACTGCTACGCGAGCCGGTTCAGCAACCGAGTCTGGGGCCACAACCAGGACTGGACCAGCTGGTTGAGCTGGTGGAGGGCACTCGGCGCGCCGGAGCAGACGTACGGCTGGTAGGTGACGTGCCGGATGGCTTCGACCAGTCCATCGAGCTGACCGCGTACCGAGTGGTGCAGGAAGGTCTCAGCAACGCCGTACGCCATGCACTGCACTCGGTCGTCGACGTGTCGATCCGGCAGGTCGGTGATCAGCTGGAGGTGACAGTACGCAACGGAAAGCCGCCGCGGCCTGTCGCACCTGCGCCTGGGAGCGGGCAGGGTCTGGTGGGGATGCGGGAGCGAGTAGCAATGGTCGACGGGACGGTAAGCGCCGGGCCGACCCCTGAAGGTGGCTACCTGATTCAGGTATACCTACCGGTCACGGAGGAGGTGGCGAGTGGCGATCACGGTCATGGTGGTTGA
- a CDS encoding response regulator — translation MAITVMVVDDQEMVRAGFTALLDAQPDLEVVGQAGDGAQAVELAAALKPDVILMDVRMPVLDGMAATKRILAGTRPGEPPRIVMLTTFDLDDYVYAALRAGASGFLLKHSTPDELAAAVRVVAAGDALLAPSVTRRLIEDLARSQPVVPITPAQLTPRETDVLRLVARGLSNRQIAAELVLAEQTVKTHVSNILTKLELRDRAQAVVYAYEAGVVVPGPRH, via the coding sequence GTGGCGATCACGGTCATGGTGGTTGACGACCAGGAGATGGTGCGTGCCGGGTTCACTGCGCTGCTCGACGCGCAGCCGGACCTGGAGGTGGTCGGACAGGCCGGTGACGGCGCGCAGGCGGTAGAGCTGGCGGCCGCGCTGAAGCCGGACGTGATCCTCATGGACGTACGGATGCCCGTGCTGGACGGAATGGCCGCGACCAAACGCATCCTGGCCGGTACGCGACCAGGCGAGCCGCCGCGGATCGTGATGCTGACTACGTTCGACCTGGACGACTACGTGTACGCGGCTCTCCGTGCTGGTGCGAGTGGCTTCCTGCTGAAGCACTCCACTCCAGACGAACTGGCCGCTGCGGTACGGGTCGTTGCGGCAGGCGATGCACTGCTAGCACCATCAGTCACCCGTCGGCTGATAGAGGACCTCGCCCGGTCGCAGCCTGTCGTACCGATCACTCCGGCGCAGCTGACGCCACGGGAGACCGACGTACTGCGGCTGGTGGCCCGTGGTCTGTCCAACCGCCAGATCGCGGCCGAGCTCGTACTGGCGGAGCAGACCGTGAAGACGCACGTGAGCAACATCCTCACCAAGCTGGAGCTGCGTGATCGCGCACAGGCGGTCGTGTACGCGTACGAGGCCGGCGTAGTGGTGCCTGGACCGCGGCACTGA
- a CDS encoding MmcQ/YjbR family DNA-binding protein, with the protein MDVLERVRSLCLELPEVTERLSHGEPTWFIRDKKTFVMYANQHHDDRLGVWMAALPGLQESLVADDPEHFYRPPYVGHRGWLGVYLDVDVDWGHFEDLVEGAYRQIAPKTLIARLDES; encoded by the coding sequence ATGGACGTTCTGGAGCGCGTACGTAGCCTGTGCCTTGAACTGCCCGAGGTGACCGAACGGCTGAGTCACGGTGAACCCACGTGGTTCATCCGGGACAAGAAGACGTTCGTGATGTACGCCAACCAGCACCACGACGATCGGCTCGGCGTGTGGATGGCCGCGCTGCCCGGCCTGCAGGAGTCGCTGGTCGCCGACGACCCGGAGCACTTCTACCGGCCGCCGTACGTCGGCCACCGCGGCTGGCTCGGCGTGTACCTGGATGTCGACGTGGACTGGGGACATTTCGAGGACCTGGTCGAGGGCGCCTACCGCCAGATCGCTCCGAAGACGTTGATCGCCCGGTTGGACGAGTCCTGA